One window of the Athene noctua chromosome 5, bAthNoc1.hap1.1, whole genome shotgun sequence genome contains the following:
- the EMX2 gene encoding homeobox protein EMX2 isoform X2, translating to MFQPTPKRCFTIESLVAKDSPLPASRSEDPIRPAALSYANSSPMNPFLNGFHSTGRGVYSNPDLVFAEAVSHPPNPAVPVHPVPPPHALAAHPLPASHSTHPLFASQQRDPSTFYPWLIHRYRYLGHRFQGESMVSEQTDKVQAAKVGRGRFRLTAEEKRDSSH from the exons ATGTTTCAGCCCACACCCAAGCGGTGTTTCACCATCGAGTCGCTGGTGGCCAAAGACAGCCCCTTGCCCGCGTCTCGCTCCGAGGATCCTATCCGGCCGGCGGCGCTCAGCTATGCCAATTCCAGCCCGATGAACCCTTTTCTCAACGGCTTCCACTCCACTGGCAGGGGGGTCTACTCCAACCCGGACTTGGTCTTTGCAGAGGCCGTCTCCCACCCGCCTAACCCGGCCGTGCCGGTCCATCCCGTGCCCCCTCCCCACGCCCTGGCCGCCCACCCGCTGCCCGCTTCGCACTCCACGCACCCGCTCTTCGCTTCGCAGCAAAGGGATCCCTCCACCTTCTACCCCTGGCTAATACACCGCTACCGGTATCTGGGCCACAGGTTCCAAG GTGAAAGTATGGTTTCAGAACAGACGGACAAAGTTCAAGCGGCAAAAGTTGGAAGAGGAAGGTTCAGActcacagcagaagaaaaaagggacTCATCACATTAA
- the EMX2 gene encoding homeobox protein EMX2 isoform X1, whose product MFQPTPKRCFTIESLVAKDSPLPASRSEDPIRPAALSYANSSPMNPFLNGFHSTGRGVYSNPDLVFAEAVSHPPNPAVPVHPVPPPHALAAHPLPASHSTHPLFASQQRDPSTFYPWLIHRYRYLGHRFQGNETSPESFLLHNALARKPKRIRTAFSPSQLLRLEHAFEKNHYVVGAERKQLAHSLSLTETQVKVWFQNRRTKFKRQKLEEEGSDSQQKKKGTHHINRWRIATKQASPEEIDVTSDD is encoded by the exons ATGTTTCAGCCCACACCCAAGCGGTGTTTCACCATCGAGTCGCTGGTGGCCAAAGACAGCCCCTTGCCCGCGTCTCGCTCCGAGGATCCTATCCGGCCGGCGGCGCTCAGCTATGCCAATTCCAGCCCGATGAACCCTTTTCTCAACGGCTTCCACTCCACTGGCAGGGGGGTCTACTCCAACCCGGACTTGGTCTTTGCAGAGGCCGTCTCCCACCCGCCTAACCCGGCCGTGCCGGTCCATCCCGTGCCCCCTCCCCACGCCCTGGCCGCCCACCCGCTGCCCGCTTCGCACTCCACGCACCCGCTCTTCGCTTCGCAGCAAAGGGATCCCTCCACCTTCTACCCCTGGCTAATACACCGCTACCGGTATCTGGGCCACAGGTTCCAAG GGAATGAAACCAGCCCGGAGAGCTTCCTATTGCACAATGCACTGGCCAGGAAACCCAAACGGATCCGTACAGCTTTCTCCCCATCCCAATTACTGAGACTGGAACATGCCTTTGAGAAGAACCATTATGTAGTaggagcagagagaaaacagctgGCACACAGCCTCAGCCTCACGGAAACTCAG GTGAAAGTATGGTTTCAGAACAGACGGACAAAGTTCAAGCGGCAAAAGTTGGAAGAGGAAGGTTCAGActcacagcagaagaaaaaagggacTCATCACATTAACCGGTGGAGAATCGCCACCAAACAAGCCAGTCCAGAGGAAATCGACGTCACGTCGGACGATTAA